A genome region from Lactobacillus sp. ESL0791 includes the following:
- the addA gene encoding helicase-exonuclease AddAB subunit AddA: protein MTKFTKDQEKAVNDRQRDILVSASAGSGKTTVLVERVLQEIMAGTSVDQLLVVTFTKAAAEEMKNRIKQAITNALKQKNSDTRYLRRELTKVDTANFSTIDAFCLDVIHRFYYVIDLDPSFSILTDETQAALLKERALHEVESEYLEEKNQDFIAFYDNFAGDRDAAAPQELLLDLYDFALAKPNYRNWLKELSRAYDIDAEIVKSNLWQKEIKPYLLTTFSALAEKINALLASSQMNTKELAKVYESFQLFQKLLANYLKALRADVSYDEQRELLQSCIFTGNYRKSNKWDEDLLDLYQESQDLKNQAKNQIFTAFISFYVNNEAEQLAIMHKSQKIIKTISEAELALIDRFNELKREENLLDYSDMEQFAYQILSQDTSKSQLARSFYQNKFKEILIDEYQDINALQEEILQLLKGPVNNLFMVGDVKQSIYGFRQAEPDLFLEKYQTFAQEDKTKERILLADNFRSTKPVVTLVNQVFTALFDKDFGGVEYQKEGQLVFGAQYYPDHLASATEIIYHKKDNSVNKEKAEDDEEVDTAEIQMVLARIKQFEQEKLQVYDPKTKKKRPFCYSDIAILTRSRSDNLEIMQEFAKNNIPLFITDAKNYFQTFELTIIMNYLKIIDNPDQDIPLVTVLRSPLFNFKEKDLAKIRINSKNNSFYDALTAYISLNDQLSGRIKDFLNQLAELRIFAQNHRISELIWSIYEKTSLLEIMTALPNGQQRRVNLEALYERAASYESAGFKGLYQFINFISRMQRSQKDLAQPLLTKEAGNSVRLMTIHGSKGLEFPIVFYVGLEHKFQMRELNRDYIISPDSVGLTVRQKHYRADSLVKAIDNVHKKQQLLEEEARILYVGLTRAKQKLILVTDINNFDKKVGRWSKQVNAGEKMLLTDKLAASSPLDFVGPMLKFDRQLPQKISSITSAIDESQQLLYLLYDQPAAIPDQPNEENNNQAADMTALAQKVGQLYRFKYPFVDASKTTAYQAVSEIKKVFNDPLDAELENSHLLKSTNRYLQPIDTKPDFLFGSNFTGAEIGTATHLILQYYDYRGDGSSEQLNDEIQTLIKQKKLNPEIVASLHLDQIEWFVHSTFASKFWQKPAKLKREVDFSSLLSAGQLFPNFSDPSAKILVHGTIDGYYVTDQGIILFDYKTDHVAQKNQELAIAQIKQKYTGQLRLYEQALKEFSGKKVLGKYLILLDAQQVVEVK, encoded by the coding sequence ATGACTAAATTTACTAAAGACCAAGAAAAAGCCGTTAATGATCGGCAGCGGGATATTTTGGTTTCGGCTTCCGCGGGCAGCGGGAAAACTACGGTCTTGGTTGAACGAGTGCTTCAGGAAATTATGGCGGGCACGAGTGTTGATCAGCTATTGGTGGTCACTTTTACTAAGGCGGCCGCTGAAGAAATGAAAAACCGCATCAAGCAAGCTATAACTAACGCTTTAAAACAGAAAAATAGTGACACAAGGTATTTGCGCCGAGAGTTAACCAAGGTGGATACGGCAAACTTTTCCACGATTGATGCCTTTTGTCTGGATGTGATTCACCGTTTTTACTACGTGATCGATCTTGACCCTAGTTTCAGTATTCTGACAGACGAAACCCAGGCAGCATTACTAAAGGAACGGGCCCTGCACGAAGTTGAAAGTGAATATTTAGAAGAAAAAAATCAGGATTTTATTGCTTTTTACGATAATTTTGCTGGTGACAGGGATGCGGCGGCCCCGCAAGAGCTGTTGCTTGATCTTTATGATTTTGCCTTGGCCAAACCCAACTACCGGAACTGGTTGAAGGAGCTCAGTAGGGCCTATGACATTGATGCGGAGATTGTTAAATCTAATCTGTGGCAAAAAGAAATAAAACCGTATTTACTGACCACTTTTTCTGCGCTTGCGGAAAAGATTAATGCTCTGCTCGCAAGCAGCCAGATGAATACGAAAGAGCTGGCGAAAGTATATGAGAGTTTTCAGCTCTTTCAAAAACTGTTGGCGAATTATCTTAAAGCTTTAAGAGCTGATGTTTCTTATGACGAGCAGCGGGAACTTTTGCAGTCGTGTATTTTTACCGGTAATTACCGTAAATCCAATAAGTGGGATGAGGATCTGCTTGACCTGTATCAGGAAAGTCAGGATTTAAAAAACCAGGCGAAAAATCAAATCTTTACGGCCTTCATCTCTTTTTACGTTAACAATGAAGCTGAGCAGCTTGCGATCATGCATAAGAGCCAAAAAATCATTAAGACAATTAGTGAGGCCGAATTGGCCCTAATTGACCGCTTTAACGAACTGAAGCGAGAAGAAAATTTGCTGGATTACAGTGATATGGAACAGTTTGCTTACCAGATCCTCAGTCAAGATACTTCTAAATCGCAGCTTGCCCGGTCTTTTTACCAAAATAAATTTAAAGAAATCTTGATTGATGAATACCAGGACATCAATGCCTTGCAGGAAGAAATTTTGCAGCTGTTAAAAGGGCCGGTCAACAACCTATTTATGGTGGGGGACGTTAAGCAGTCAATTTACGGCTTTCGGCAAGCCGAACCAGATCTGTTTTTAGAAAAATATCAAACTTTTGCCCAAGAAGACAAAACCAAGGAGCGGATTCTGCTAGCCGATAACTTCCGTTCCACTAAACCCGTTGTTACGCTGGTCAACCAAGTTTTTACGGCTTTATTTGATAAAGACTTCGGCGGGGTTGAATATCAGAAAGAGGGCCAGTTGGTTTTCGGCGCACAATATTACCCCGACCATTTGGCTAGCGCCACGGAAATTATTTACCATAAAAAAGATAATTCGGTTAACAAAGAAAAGGCAGAGGACGACGAAGAAGTAGATACGGCAGAAATTCAAATGGTGCTTGCGCGCATCAAGCAGTTTGAGCAGGAAAAGCTGCAGGTATATGATCCCAAGACCAAGAAAAAGCGGCCATTTTGTTATAGTGACATTGCAATTTTAACCAGAAGCCGCAGCGATAATTTGGAAATAATGCAGGAATTTGCCAAAAACAACATTCCTTTGTTTATCACGGATGCCAAAAATTACTTCCAAACATTTGAATTGACGATTATCATGAATTATTTGAAAATTATCGATAATCCCGACCAGGATATTCCGCTGGTGACCGTTTTACGCTCGCCATTGTTCAATTTTAAGGAAAAAGATCTAGCCAAAATTCGCATAAACAGCAAAAATAATAGCTTTTACGACGCCTTGACTGCTTATATTTCACTAAATGATCAGCTCAGCGGCCGAATTAAGGATTTTTTAAACCAGCTGGCTGAGCTGCGTATTTTTGCGCAGAATCACCGAATCTCCGAATTAATCTGGAGCATTTACGAAAAGACCAGCCTGCTGGAAATAATGACGGCTTTGCCCAATGGACAGCAGCGCCGGGTTAACCTTGAGGCACTCTATGAGCGGGCGGCTTCCTATGAAAGCGCAGGCTTTAAAGGACTATACCAGTTCATTAACTTTATTAGCCGCATGCAGCGCAGCCAAAAAGACCTGGCACAGCCGCTTTTGACTAAAGAGGCGGGTAATTCGGTCAGGTTAATGACGATTCACGGATCAAAAGGTTTAGAGTTTCCCATTGTTTTTTATGTCGGCTTAGAACACAAATTTCAAATGCGTGAACTGAATCGTGATTACATTATCAGCCCGGATAGCGTCGGATTAACGGTGCGGCAAAAACATTATCGGGCCGATTCACTTGTTAAGGCAATTGACAATGTTCATAAAAAGCAGCAGTTGCTTGAAGAAGAAGCACGAATTCTGTATGTCGGGTTGACCCGGGCAAAGCAAAAACTGATTTTGGTGACCGACATTAATAACTTTGATAAAAAGGTGGGACGGTGGTCAAAACAGGTTAATGCCGGTGAAAAAATGCTTCTAACCGACAAGTTAGCTGCCAGCAGTCCCTTGGACTTTGTCGGACCTATGCTCAAATTTGACCGGCAGCTGCCGCAAAAAATCTCGTCCATAACCAGCGCAATTGATGAAAGCCAGCAGCTGCTGTATCTGCTTTATGACCAGCCAGCTGCGATCCCTGATCAGCCAAACGAAGAAAATAATAACCAAGCAGCCGATATGACTGCTTTGGCGCAAAAAGTTGGCCAATTATACCGTTTTAAATATCCGTTTGTCGATGCCAGTAAAACAACCGCTTACCAGGCAGTTTCCGAAATTAAAAAAGTTTTTAACGATCCGCTGGATGCCGAATTAGAAAATTCACATCTATTGAAATCAACCAATCGCTACCTGCAGCCGATTGATACTAAACCCGACTTCTTGTTCGGCAGCAATTTCACGGGTGCCGAAATTGGAACAGCGACCCACCTGATTTTACAGTATTATGATTACCGCGGTGATGGCAGTTCCGAGCAGCTTAATGACGAAATTCAGACTTTAATTAAACAAAAGAAACTGAATCCCGAAATTGTTGCAAGTTTACACCTTGACCAAATCGAATGGTTCGTCCACAGCACTTTCGCCAGCAAATTCTGGCAAAAACCTGCTAAACTGAAACGAGAAGTTGATTTCTCAAGTTTATTATCCGCTGGACAATTATTTCCTAATTTCAGCGACCCGTCTGCAAAAATTCTCGTTCACGGAACAATTGACGGCTACTACGTCACCGACCAGGGAATTATTCTGTTTGACTACAAGACCGATCACGTTGCGCAAAAAAACCAGGAACTGGCAATTGCTCAAATCAAACAAAAATATACCGGCCAGCTGCGCTTGTACGAACAGGCCCTAAAGGAATTTTCGGGTAAAAAGGTTTTAGGTAAATATCTGATTTTACTTGACGCTCAGCAAGTAGTAGAAGTTAAATAA